The following are encoded in a window of Algiphilus aromaticivorans DG1253 genomic DNA:
- a CDS encoding tetratricopeptide repeat protein, producing the protein MNARSLIVALALLLPGTLTAQPEAATGAELLSDGQTARAIAQLENALGRNPFDPVVLNNLAVAYAETGDFRRAAELLQRAERLAPDDATITENLLETENWLAHMAQRGREETQQQTTESAEPIRVPPAPPPLWP; encoded by the coding sequence ATGAATGCTAGATCTCTGATCGTGGCGCTCGCCTTGCTACTGCCAGGCACGCTTACCGCTCAGCCCGAAGCGGCAACCGGTGCAGAGCTGCTCAGCGACGGTCAGACCGCCCGTGCCATCGCACAGCTTGAGAACGCGCTGGGCCGCAATCCCTTCGATCCCGTCGTGCTCAACAACCTGGCCGTGGCCTACGCCGAGACCGGAGATTTCCGCCGCGCAGCGGAGTTGCTTCAGCGCGCCGAGCGTCTGGCTCCGGACGACGCGACCATCACTGAAAACCTGCTGGAAACCGAGAACTGGCTCGCACATATGGCGCAGCGCGGGCGCGAGGAAACACAGCAGCAGACTACGGAATCCGCCGAGCCGATCCGCGTGCCGCCGGCGCCACCGCCGCTCTGGCCTTAG
- a CDS encoding cellulose biosynthesis protein BcsC: protein MKRQFRALLIAIAMMAPLAAPAQPEDGEALLQLVEQARFWEARDAEQRASEAWQRVLAADPDNEEALGRLAALRVTAGERGEAEALAERLRARNPDSRWLQTYREARLNAEVDREALRRARELAGTDRPEEALEAYRRAFDGETPPPGTLAREYFEVMGGMPERRAEAIEGLRDQENRHPEDPRYTLARARVQSYQAATRRAALDTFESLQRRTDPPEGLKAAWRQTLLWLDAEPADMPRYERYLAQHAPDAEVAQQRAALADRLPGSPRARRDAAVQEAFTELDSGDVGAAESAFSALRRQSPRSAEAAGGLGLVRLCQERFAEASELLDEAMRLQPATAGRWESAARSARFFQNFEQAQSAEAEGEDELALAAYERAFSAPPAGLDPALRLPYAELLLRQGRIAEAESLTRQVRQARPESGNAVALLVRILIQRGEIAEAEALAEDAPPEARAALAPARARALRERAGEANAAGDRERAKAMLREAIALAPDSPWPRLDLARILREEGQQREADRLLDSLASTHPELEAVRLAQAYALADAERWGEVLEILEALPAAQRDREAEALQRRAWIRYQIERARLAREAGDYALAFRAISEADAAAGNEARFAGVLAGGWAELGDPARALAYLRRAFADAPDDIGQRLQYAGLLLEMGHYAEFEAQAEHLLEQDLNTAQSAQLEELIIGFRIAMADRERQEGELDAAYSLLRDVVRRRPREPRVQMALARVFEAGGDHAEALAIYDNLVARLENPEPELLRARVNALLAAGHLDPAEHALRELETEGKDDPELYELRARLADARGNEGLALRHYQRARSLRAREPEGRASLQPPQLAIIEQVRRNEPLTPRPVRDAMQERSPEAPEQVLRPRPGAFAEPVAPAQREARSAGAARASEGASGGAGEATARRIDTLSGRTSGWAAGGFHSRVRDGEAGLSRLFNLEVPMELYSAATRLGRFGLRVTPVLVDSGDITGPRRLRFGTLALIDGGDTDLDLDQSDSGIAVGLRYAMGSFRADVGSTPLGFAEERLVGGIRWAPSFGPWQIEMALSRRAVSDSVLSYAGTRDPLTGLSFGGVNRTGARVDIAYEFGDYGVYGNAGFRGYDGRNTDDNSAFEIGAGAYARALRSRAMELTYGLNITSFFYDKNRRFFTLGHGGYFSPQSFVSVGVPVSLEGRYHELVWRLHGAVGLQAFNEDGAAYYPNNPGLQAQLEERIALDPESDLVAGYSDNSQSGLGYAFGAAAEYRLNRHFFAGGRLATDNARDFNEYQFAAFLRYYFNAQPELPASPRGLPSHYEGSGL from the coding sequence ATGAAGCGGCAATTCCGAGCGCTGCTGATTGCTATCGCAATGATGGCGCCACTGGCAGCCCCAGCGCAGCCCGAAGACGGCGAGGCGCTGCTGCAGCTCGTCGAGCAGGCGCGCTTCTGGGAGGCACGCGACGCCGAGCAGCGCGCGAGCGAGGCCTGGCAACGCGTTCTGGCTGCGGACCCCGACAACGAAGAAGCGCTCGGGCGCCTCGCCGCGTTGCGCGTAACCGCTGGCGAACGCGGCGAGGCCGAAGCGCTGGCCGAGCGCCTGCGCGCCCGCAACCCCGACTCCCGCTGGCTACAGACCTATCGCGAAGCACGGCTGAATGCGGAGGTCGACCGCGAGGCGCTGCGCCGCGCCCGCGAGCTTGCCGGCACCGACCGCCCCGAGGAGGCACTGGAGGCCTATCGACGCGCCTTTGACGGCGAGACACCACCCCCCGGAACACTGGCGCGCGAATACTTTGAGGTGATGGGTGGCATGCCCGAACGACGGGCCGAGGCTATCGAGGGACTCCGCGATCAGGAAAACCGCCATCCCGAAGATCCCCGCTACACGCTGGCCCGCGCGCGGGTACAGAGCTACCAGGCGGCCACCCGCCGCGCCGCCCTGGACACCTTCGAATCACTGCAACGGCGTACCGATCCACCGGAAGGGCTGAAGGCCGCCTGGCGCCAGACTCTGCTGTGGCTAGATGCCGAGCCGGCGGATATGCCGCGCTACGAGCGCTATCTCGCGCAGCATGCCCCGGATGCGGAAGTCGCGCAGCAGCGCGCCGCTCTCGCCGACCGACTGCCGGGCTCACCACGCGCGCGCCGCGACGCCGCAGTACAGGAGGCCTTTACGGAACTCGATTCAGGCGATGTAGGCGCTGCCGAGAGCGCCTTCAGCGCGCTGCGCCGCCAAAGCCCGCGCAGCGCCGAGGCGGCCGGCGGATTAGGCTTGGTCCGGCTGTGCCAGGAGCGCTTCGCCGAAGCCAGCGAGCTGCTCGACGAGGCCATGCGCCTGCAGCCTGCAACTGCCGGCCGCTGGGAGAGCGCAGCCCGCAGCGCGCGCTTTTTCCAGAACTTCGAGCAGGCGCAGTCCGCCGAGGCCGAAGGCGAGGACGAACTGGCGCTGGCGGCCTACGAACGCGCCTTCTCCGCGCCTCCGGCCGGTCTGGATCCGGCGCTACGCCTGCCCTATGCCGAATTGCTCCTGCGCCAGGGACGTATCGCCGAAGCCGAATCGCTGACGCGCCAGGTCCGCCAAGCGCGGCCGGAGAGCGGCAATGCCGTAGCGCTGCTGGTGCGCATTCTGATCCAGCGCGGCGAGATTGCCGAAGCCGAGGCTCTCGCCGAAGATGCCCCGCCGGAGGCGCGCGCAGCGCTGGCACCGGCGCGCGCGCGCGCGCTGCGCGAACGCGCTGGCGAGGCAAATGCCGCCGGCGATCGCGAGCGCGCCAAAGCAATGCTGCGCGAGGCCATCGCGCTGGCACCGGACTCGCCCTGGCCCCGCCTTGATCTTGCGCGCATTCTGCGCGAGGAAGGCCAACAGCGCGAGGCCGACCGCCTCCTCGACAGCCTGGCAAGCACACATCCGGAACTCGAGGCGGTGCGGCTGGCTCAGGCCTATGCACTTGCCGACGCCGAGCGCTGGGGCGAAGTCTTGGAAATACTGGAGGCCCTGCCTGCTGCGCAACGCGATCGCGAGGCCGAGGCCTTGCAGCGGCGAGCCTGGATCCGCTACCAGATCGAACGCGCACGTCTGGCGCGCGAGGCAGGCGACTACGCGCTAGCCTTCCGCGCCATATCCGAAGCCGATGCGGCGGCGGGCAACGAGGCCCGCTTCGCCGGCGTGCTCGCGGGCGGCTGGGCCGAGCTGGGCGACCCGGCGCGCGCGCTCGCCTATCTGCGACGCGCCTTCGCCGACGCCCCGGACGACATCGGCCAGCGCCTGCAATACGCCGGCCTGCTACTGGAGATGGGCCATTACGCCGAATTCGAGGCCCAAGCCGAGCATCTTCTTGAGCAGGATCTCAACACCGCGCAATCGGCGCAGCTCGAAGAACTCATTATCGGTTTCCGCATCGCCATGGCCGACCGCGAGCGTCAGGAAGGCGAGCTCGACGCGGCCTATTCGCTGCTGCGCGACGTCGTGCGCCGGCGCCCACGCGAACCGCGCGTGCAGATGGCGCTGGCGCGCGTCTTCGAGGCCGGGGGCGACCACGCCGAGGCGCTGGCGATTTACGACAACCTCGTCGCGCGCCTTGAGAATCCGGAACCGGAGTTGCTCCGTGCGCGAGTCAACGCTCTGTTGGCTGCCGGTCATCTCGATCCCGCCGAGCACGCACTGCGCGAGCTTGAAACCGAAGGCAAGGATGATCCTGAGCTGTACGAGCTGCGCGCGCGTCTTGCTGACGCCCGCGGCAACGAGGGACTCGCGCTGCGCCACTACCAGCGCGCGCGCAGCCTGCGGGCGCGTGAGCCCGAGGGCCGAGCTTCCCTACAGCCGCCACAACTCGCCATTATCGAGCAGGTCCGGCGCAACGAGCCGCTGACTCCGCGACCGGTACGCGACGCCATGCAGGAGCGCAGCCCGGAGGCCCCGGAGCAGGTGCTGCGCCCTCGCCCCGGCGCCTTCGCCGAACCCGTGGCGCCTGCCCAGCGCGAGGCCCGTTCGGCCGGCGCCGCCCGCGCGTCCGAGGGCGCGAGTGGCGGCGCGGGCGAAGCCACCGCCCGGCGCATCGACACCTTGAGCGGCCGCACCAGCGGCTGGGCGGCGGGCGGCTTCCACAGCCGCGTGCGCGACGGCGAAGCCGGTTTGTCGCGCCTGTTCAACCTCGAGGTGCCAATGGAGCTGTACTCTGCAGCGACCCGTCTCGGGCGCTTCGGGCTACGCGTCACGCCGGTGCTCGTCGACAGCGGCGACATCACCGGACCGCGCCGGCTGCGCTTCGGCACGCTGGCGCTCATCGACGGCGGCGATACCGATCTCGATCTCGACCAAAGCGACAGTGGCATTGCGGTCGGACTGCGCTACGCCATGGGCAGCTTCCGCGCCGACGTCGGTAGCACGCCGCTAGGCTTCGCCGAGGAGCGTCTGGTGGGCGGCATCCGCTGGGCGCCCAGCTTCGGCCCCTGGCAGATCGAGATGGCGCTGTCGCGGCGCGCCGTCAGCGACAGCGTGCTCAGCTACGCAGGCACGCGCGACCCACTGACCGGCCTCAGCTTCGGCGGCGTCAACCGCACCGGCGCGCGCGTCGATATCGCCTACGAATTCGGCGATTACGGCGTCTACGGCAACGCCGGATTCCGCGGCTACGACGGGCGTAACACCGACGACAACAGCGCCTTCGAGATAGGTGCCGGCGCCTACGCGCGCGCGCTGCGTAGTCGCGCCATGGAGCTGACCTACGGCCTGAATATCACCAGCTTCTTCTACGACAAGAACCGTCGCTTTTTCACGCTGGGGCACGGTGGTTACTTCTCACCGCAGAGCTTCGTGTCGGTGGGCGTGCCGGTGAGCCTGGAGGGCCGCTACCACGAACTCGTCTGGCGGCTGCATGGGGCGGTCGGGCTGCAGGCCTTCAACGAGGATGGCGCCGCCTACTACCCGAACAATCCGGGTCTGCAGGCGCAGCTGGAGGAGCGCATCGCGCTTGATCCGGAAAGCGATCTCGTCGCCGGCTACAGCGACAACTCGCAGAGCGGCCTCGGCTACGCCTTTGGTGCCGCCGCGGAATATCGTCTCAATCGGCATTTCTTCGCCGGCGGCCGTCTGGCCACCGATAATGCCCGCGACTTCAACGAGTACCAATTCGCCGCCTTCCTGCGTTATTACTTTAACGCCCAGCCCGAGCTGCCCGCGTCGCCGCGCGGGCTGCCGTCCCATTACGAGGGCTCAGGCCTATGA